One Chlamydiales bacterium genomic window, GTTCTAGATCAGGATCGACTGGATGATAGACATCAACAATTTCTTCTGATTTTCTAAGTTCTTGTAGAAAATCACGTAAATTTAGATGGGAAGGCATTTTTTGTTTTGAATATGCCTTTTTTTGAGTACGTAATCGAGTCCTAGTTTATCTATTGTACGCATTGTAGAGACTGCAAGACGAAGGGTAATAAAACGATTTTCTTCGGGATACCAAAAGCGTTTTATAATTAAGTTAGGCAAAAAACGTCGCTTATTTTTTCCTGTAATATTGAGTCCGATGCCCTTTTTCTTTTTAGCTATTCCACGCAGGGTATAACTTCTACCTTTTTGTGGTTTTTTACCAGTAATCTGACATTTTCTAGACATTAAAAACTCCAATTTTTAATTGAAAAAAAATTATATCACTATGGCATGTATCTTGCAAGTACCAGCTTATATCTTAAGTCATCTAAAAATGGATTATTAAAGATTGGTGGATGTTTGAGTTATGAAATAAAAAAAATAAAAATTAATTTTGCTGTCATTGGCTCAGGACCTGCAGG contains:
- the rpmB gene encoding 50S ribosomal protein L28, whose product is MSRKCQITGKKPQKGRSYTLRGIAKKKKGIGLNITGKNKRRFLPNLIIKRFWYPEENRFITLRLAVSTMRTIDKLGLDYVLKKRHIQNKKCLPI